In Rhineura floridana isolate rRhiFlo1 chromosome 4, rRhiFlo1.hap2, whole genome shotgun sequence, the sequence ttaggaaaacctcggccgccatcttgcttgatggcaaacctgctctcacagctgcaaaaaacagcagagagaaaggtaggtgaagcgggggaatggcgggcggctctgaagcttctgTTCTGTTATCCGCGTCAGCAATCTtgctgcggattgcggaagggaagcgcaggggccctcggccagtgtcccacctggccgcGAGTGATCTCTGCTCTTTTCCTTAAACAGATTCAGAAATGTGATTTTGTGCATAATAAATACCAGCTTTAAGAGAGTAAATTTTGTTTACCTCGGTTTTATTTCGTGAGCGGAAGAAAGAATCAACTTTGTTTTAATCGTGCATTCCAGTCCCCTAAGCTTTTTCGTGAATATCAAGCCTAGGCACTTGGTGTTGTTTTTCTTAAACATACATATTTGagacatttatattctgcttccTAAGAACACTGTTGAAACACCTCACAgacattaaacaaaaataaaaatactctaaaattaATATGTTAAATATTAATCCAACTTTTCATTGGCACAGTTAACTATATATATTCTTtaatctccttcccccctccccagtacaGAAAAGTATTGACCGTATAGTACCAACGAATAATCTGTGaaaatggaagaaagaaaaacCAAGAGGAGGAGTCCTAAATCATCCACTTCTCACATCACTCAGGTTGTCAATAAGAAAAACTCTGTGCCTGCTAGCAAAAGTACAGGGTTTTCAAATCCTCCACCGCAGCCATCTTTGCAGAGACCAAAGTTTAAAAGGTAAGTGGTCATATGTTGCTGGCTCTTGTCAACTTGCTGGCAGAATTGAGGCCCTATGCTTTTCTAGGAAGAGAAAAAATGAAGAGGTGATTCAGCCTGCATGTTATACCTACATAACTTGGAATAAGCCTCATTAAGCACAATGGCTTTTATTTCTGAGAAAGACATGTATAAGCTTGAATTGACAGTGGTCACTTTTAGCACTAAAGTTCCAACGAAtcacagaaggaaaaaaaattaACTAAAATACTTCAAAGAATTTtactatttattcaatttatcaGTTGTCTTTCTGCGACAAGGCATGCAAGGTGATATACAAGCATAAaatataaaaccacaaaaacaaacaaaccagaaatattaaaaacaaacttaGAATATAGAAAAAtagggggttgtattcaactaagtacgCAGATTAGTGATATTTATTaactcaatgggtctactctgagtaggactaggattgAATTATCACCCAGTAATCCTACAACTAAGGCCCATTCATAAGATTGAATAATAATTaaagaaaatactttttcctcaAACAAATCTTGTGTATCTTATGGTAGGAAGTCAGTATTGTTCTTGATCTTGTTCACAATTTGTTTAAACTGCAGATACACATTTTCAGAATTCTGAGGTTGGCTGTTAGGCTTCTGTTAATTCTTTTCTAAAACAGGTTGTCTGAAATATGTTTCAAAAACAGGGATTGCTGATTATTGCGTGGATTACGCACATGGTTTGGATAGCTTTCAGTGAAACAATGAGACCCTTAAAAAGTTTCCCCTTAGAATtgtcaaacattttttaaagaaagaaatcccTGTCATTCAAGTGATTATCCCTATTCGATCATTAGGACATATCCTTTCTTAGCCATGAATTTGCCATGAAAATTTTGCATCATATCAGGTAGAGCTATTTTTCCCTTCTTAATAATGAAATGTGAAATCTAGAAAGGCTGTTTGTGCAATCAGGTTGCCATAACAGTAGCTTCAGAAGTTGATACTATGAATTGTAAATTAGAACACTAGTTTTGGATATAACATGATGGATTTGTTaatatgtatgtgtttttgtgtCAGGATGACTTTTTCTTTAAGGCATTTGTTAAGTTGAACATTCAAGATAGCAACAAAGCTGAGAGCAAATAGATGACTAtaattttaatatctttttttctCAGAGGCATGAAAGAGAAAgccaaagcaccaggaacagaaaGCAAAGGGGCACAGTCAGCTCCAATCCAGCACTCATTTCTCACTGATGTATCAGATGTTCAAGAGATGGAGAAAGGACTTCTGAGTCTTCTCAATGACTTTCACTCTGGCAAACTTCAAGCATTTGGTAACTTTGATGCTACTTCACATGAACAAACATTTCTTTCACATCTAAAAGCATAGGGTATAGCTGAAAGTCTGAGTGATTATAAGATATCAGACCAGATACTAAAATTATTCATACAAGTTGGGTGGAGTTTCACTAAACGTCTTCTCTCTGTAAACCTCCAGGGTTTCTGTGGCAGAGGGGGAAAGACAGTGGTACTATTGACAGACTTCAGCATAGCATCTTATCTTATACTACTGTAAATATTCTCATTCAGAAGCTGGTACAGTCCCTCACCATGCCTTGTCATGGTCCCTTTCAACCTCCATCTTGCCTCTTAGAAGACTTGAACCCTGTTCAGGTGTTTGCCTGAATGCGTGTAGGCTAAAAGAGGGGAAGGAACAGGGATGCACACGTATGCCTCACCCCAACCGCCATGTGCATCAGCCACACTTCAAACCTTTGCAGAAGGGAAGGTTTGATGGAAGAGTCTAAGCATGTTTGgctgaatgtgcttagaatcCTCCCTGTGATTAGCCCTTATCAGAGTTCCGTTGCAAGGAGGAGACTAAGTGTGTTTGGTAAACATGCTTAGATCCTAAATGTGTTCACCAAACACACTTAGACTTCCCCTTTAAGACCTTCCCTCAGCATGGGAAGTTATGAAGTTCAGCCTGTATGCACATGGACATAGCACTCTGGGTACCTGAGAAAAAGCAACTTAGGGAAGAGAGTGAGTTACAGtggcaaaaatgccatggggaTGGATTAAAAATCAATGCCACCAGTCTGTGCTTCCATTTCAGATTACAGTCTCTGCAGctgtattttttgtttgttttaaagaaaagaaaaagacgtGAGCCAATATAGTTTAAATTCTTATTTCTCTCACTTCCTGTGAAATGACCCTGCAGCATGTTTCATTGTCCTTGGGATGTTACATCAGGGCTGGAAAGTAGGGTACATACATTACAAAAAATATAGCTCACTATTTTCAGATGCACAGAAATTGCAATATAGGGGTGTGGACCAATACCCTCCATTGCTTTTATCTCCCCCTGGAACATAAATATTTTATACTGGGGTGTCCTGATAGTTAATTCATAAAATGATTGCAGAGAGATTGTGAATAGAAGTTGGAGAGAGGGTGGAGCTGGAAGACCAGTAGCCTAGGGAAGGGCAAGTTTAGCAGAATATTAGCATGACTGGGAAAATGTTGATTAAGAAGTTAAAATGAATACAAAGGGGTGGAATAAATTTTGAATATATTTCTATCATCAATATTCTGCAAATAACTTTCTGTTAGAGATCCTAATTGCTCATGAAACAAGATTCAGTCTAAGCACAGAAGGGTGGAAGTCCTTGACCTTAATATATCAATATTCATCTTCATAGTAAGAAAAAAAAACTAAGTGGATATGTTCTGATCTGGGTAAGAACATTTGTAGTTATACTGGTATAAGTATAAAAGATGATGTACTATTTTATCACTGTCAGATCTTTGATTTGATAACTCTGTATTCTGATTATTTCAGGAAATGAATGTTCCATAGAGCAAATGGAGCACGTAAGAGGAATGCAGGAGAAGCTGGCTCGCTTGAATCTAGAGCTTTATGGGGAGTTAGAAGAACTTCCTGAAGATAAAAGAAAACTAGCTAGTGACTCCAATCTGGATAGATTGCTGACAGATGTAAGTGTAATATGCTTCCATGCAAAGTGCTGGTTAGTACCTATAAAACTCTAAATGATTTGGATTTGGGGCACCTCCTTTCATATTGTTTGCAGCCCAAAGTCTGATgaagaggcccttctctgcatcCCAGCATGGCTGGATGCTAGATTAGTTGGGATACTTGAAAGGCCTTTTCTTTAGCCGTCCCATAgttatggaactctcttccatGTGAGGTTTTTctggctccttttctttttagTTTTTGGCACCAAGTGAAGACAGTTTTGTTCAGGGTGGCTTTCTATTAATGTTGGTATTTAAAGCTGACTCTTTAATTATCTGCTATACCGGTTCTggtttttgcttccttttttggcttttgattgttttgttgtattttgaaTGTTATCTTGAATGCCTTGAGAACTGCTTTGTTAAGTGAAAGATTAggataaaaaaagagaaatgaaCTTTAAGTAATTGTCATCAGGTAGGAAACAAAGTTTCTGTGAGTGGAACCAGATGCttctgattggggggggggcacacaatTTTTGCCATTTTGCCTTTCCCCTGCAGTATTCTTTGCCCTCTgaaaagctgctccagagggttggggacgAACCTCTGAAAAAGTATAGTGTCAAATGCAGCAATAAATTGTGttctccctcccttttctccaGTGTAAGCCTTCACTGGATCTCAGTcctttctgtgaatggaaggagcCCTTCTGTTTGCCAGAGGAGCACTCTGGGCCCAACTAATTGACACTTGTCTACATAATTTATCACTAGCATGCTGATTCTGTTTTCTTGCTCTGCAGCTGGAAGAACTGAATTCTTCTATGTATCCTTTTTCTGAAATGGCCTATCTTGACAAAGCAAGTGTTAATTGCCCAAATTGTACACCTCAATTTAAGCAGATTGTAATGATGAGTTAAACAACTCGGCATCAGTTCAACACCTCAAGCACCTTTTTTTAGCCTGTACGCTTGAACTCTTCCAagtttttaatcttgttttacaaatacattagaaatttattattatatttatatatcctgcctttcttcgaaggagctcaaggtggagcatgtcactctctccctctccattttatcctcgcaggctgagaagcagtgactagcccaaggtcttCCAGTGAGCATCATTAGcaagtggggatttcaaccccagtctcccaggttttactccaacactctaaccacttcaccacacaggCTCTCAAGTGCATTATTAATTCCCCAAAAGTGAGATCAAAAATCATCTTGTGTATTTTGGGGTTCTCAAGGTATACATTGTGAATGTTTAGAAGAAATTGCCACCAGAAGCCTGGTTTATTTCTTAATGAAGAAGTATGACTGAAATGGACACCCAAGTTGATATTTTTATTAGTTCTTAATACAGAGATCCCCAAACTTTGCAGCAATTTTACGTGAACATTACAATCATTTAAAAATATCTAGCTGTAAGAAGGATATAATGTTTGGATATAAGAATAGAAAAATATATAGTAGTTAGATGTATCCAAAATATTAAAAGGGGTGAAAACTGCTGAATGCTtataaatttgcttttaaaaaaatgaaatctatggggaacctccagcctgggggcctaattaggccttcTGGGACTCTTGAGgttggcccaccaggccatttGGGGCAAACCACACCCATCTTTCCCccgcctgatgtcatatgatatcAAAAATGGGAAAGTTCAAACAAGAATTCAAGCAACCTCTGCTTGAATTCAAAAAGTGCCAGATTCAAGCtggggctgcaaaggaagactcttACGATGTTTGGTGACTGACAGATAGTTGGGCTACCCATCTGTCAAAGTGGCTTGTGGTGGGTTGGCCACTTCTAGACATGGcagggttccccacccttgtcctGTTTAAACGTGTCAGCCCATCTTTCAGAAATCAACTGCAGGTCCTTTGATGAGACATATCAGTTGGATCACTGGTGCTGAGAGGATCTAAAGGTAGTTCCGATGTCTTCTCTGTTCTTTTCTCATGTACTatttggtttgggttttttctctttaaattatttcctttttccTTATCTTGTCTTGCTGTTTTTCCATTCTTCATATACATGAGCAACTCCTTCTTATGGTGCACACTATTTTCTACACACAGCATATGTAGGcatactattattatttttcttgattTTTACTAATGTCTCTTCTTTTAGCTGAATATCTTTGCACACACTCTGCACATACATCTCGCCAATTTCAAGTTGCTTCTCCTTCGTCTCCTCTTTCGGGCAGCAGTGTGCTAATTTGCCTCAGAAGACCTGATACCATTACTTTATGCCCTACAACAGTATTCTCTCAGTGTTCTGAGCAGGAGTTCTTTATGCTTGTATTAATCCTTATATAATTCATGAATCATTTGAGATAGTGTGGTTAGTGGCTTGGACCACatacccactcagccatgaagctgacttaAATGCATTATGTGGTGTTGCACAATTTTTTTCTTAACTTGGAATAACAGTGGCTGGAGGAGAATTAAAATAGTGTGGGGGTAGGGAGGATTTAGCCTTTTCACCCTGCACTGTGGTCCTGGTGAAAATTGCCCCTCAAGCTGCTATTTGGCTCCAAGAGCAGCATTTTGTCTGAGCTATATGGGAGCTTTAGAGGGGGAGTGGGGAGAATTTTTGGTTGGGATCACAGCATAGAAGGGTGaggaatttttttatatatttaaaaaatccttcctCACCAAGGTCATGATCAGACCCTCCTTGGCTGccacttaaaagttaaaatactgcagtgTAACTAAACTGTGCATTTAATGTAATGTGCCGTTAGGCAACACCAAGAAAAAGGGCCAATCTTGTGATGATAAAACAGGAAGCAGGGAGCCATGTATGCCATCCTAAGGGCCTTGCAAGAAAGAGGCAGATAAAAATGTCATAAACAATATGGTTGTGTAAGAAAAATAAACCCATGAAGTATTTTTCGTATGTTCCTGTGGCTCTTTAATGGCTAGAGAAGCTGAGACTTATTATCTTAAATATTGCTGTTCCCAATGTCCATGTCATACCAGAAAAAACATAAGACTTTTATAGCTTAATCTTGTGAGACATAATTCCTTAACTGTTTGTTTCAGACAAAAACTTCATTTAGCTGATGTTCAAGATGTTCCAAACACCAGCACAAGCTAAAACacagctttttgtttgtttgtttttgggaaTCCAGGGTGTCTTATTTAATTTCCAGTGGACTCTCTTTCTTGCTTCTGCAGCAAAGTATTCATATGCAAGCAAACATCTTCACACATTCCTCTCAGCAGATATGAGTTCTGCAAACTTACCAGGTTTGGAGTCTAGGGTACGGGATGGCCATGTCTTGCTGCTATGCTTTGTATTATTGCCTTATCCACAGTGGAGTGTTTGGAAAACTTGAAAATGCAGTTTTATGCTCAGTACTCAGATGATTTTAAGTTCTATATAATTTATAATGTAACATAACTAAGACTAAATTAGTAATGGAGTATGGTGTTCCTGCTGTTTTCCCACAATGTAGACAATTGTCGTACTTGTTGGTGTGGTTGGCTGTTGATGCTGTTTATTAAGTGTTTAATTTATTTCAGCAATAAAATAATTCTAAAGATTACTAGTATTCTTTCCATAGAAACTATTAACATGCCTAGTGCTAAGAGGTTCTTTAATTGTGGGTTCTTCTCttttttggaggggtgggggaggaactaTACCACAGTTCGCATTgaaattcttattttatttttaatgcgtAACCTGGAAacctatgtttttaaaataattacaaagtcataagtttaatgaaaatgaatgaaaatgaaaaatcacTACTTATTTAAACAAACGTATAACATGGTTTACTTGGAAAACATTCTCAAGCACTGGACTCCCTTGCGTATTTTCAAGTGTGAAAGTACAGGGGTGTGCCACACAAAATCACCATTCCAGTCATTGGTGTCTAATTAGTCTTTATGTCTGTTATTTGACTGATTATTTTCAGATGATTGGCAGAGTGGAAGGTAAAAACCAGGATGCCACATGTTTGCTGTGGTGTGAGAGAGTCACTGGTTTCATGTGATGATTAAAGTTGCCATAATGTGTTTGATAAAAATGAAACCAAAGATCATTAACAGTATTTTCCAAATCTGACACTAGTGGAGCTTATTTGGTTTCCGCTCTCTGAATCTGGAGGTCACAGgggctttttatttaaaaagcttaGATCCTGCCTTTTTCAAAAAAGAACTCAAGGTATAACGTATTAAACTgtataaaaacaaaaccacaaaactGATTAAGCTTCTGTCATAGCACAACACCCTAAACATAGGGAACTAAAGCTTCCAATAAACAGCAATCCAGAAGACCgaaaacaatatgaaaataaaATTCTGCCACGTCGGTCTGAAACTATTATTTTGAGATCTTTATTCTTTTTCAACTCTTAATCTTCATAAAAACCACAAGTTATCAAAATAAAAAAGCACAGAAGTCAACATATATATAATCACTTTTTCAATACAGCTGTGTGGTGTTGATTGGTATTTTTTAAGTAGTCTTGTAACAAAAGTTCTGTCTGGATGACGAATTTCAATTAAGTGCTGAGGATTATACTTTTGGCATATATCAACTTTATATAAAACGTTTAAGAAGTAAAGGAAAGAAGTGACTTACATACAAAAGCATTGCAGCTGGAGTGCTTTACATATATTTTCTTACTAATCCATACAACGTCCCTGTAAGAGGCTATGATTATTCTGTGTGTAGCTGTGCAATGTGTGTATTCTGCAACTGTATAGTTCTAATTCTATCATGGGCCTTAAATATATTTACATGAAAGAAAAACTACACAAATTAGTTGCCACATTTGTTTTGTGCCCtagatttctttttatttatagCACTAAAATCTAACTATTCTGTTGTCTGGCAGAATTGGTTCTCAGTTAATTCAGACCATAGTGATCGGAGGCATAGGCGTTCAGTCTGAAATTTTTTTGAATGACCCCATCCCATCTTGCACTAGCGCTGCCTGTCATGTTATGACATCAATGATGTGGAATTTCTGCAGTAGTATTGGATGTTCACGGCAGTGTCTGCTGCTAGCGGTACAGAAAATC encodes:
- the CCDC28A gene encoding coiled-coil domain-containing protein 28A isoform X2 → MEERKTKRRSPKSSTSHITQVVNKKNSVPASKSTGFSNPPPQPSLQRPKFKRGMKEKAKAPGTESKGAQSAPIQHSFLTDVSDVQEMEKGLLSLLNDFHSGKLQAFGNECSIEQMEHVRGMQEKLARLNLELYGELEELPEDKRKLASDSNLDRLLTDLEELNSSIQKLHLADVQDVPNTSTS
- the CCDC28A gene encoding coiled-coil domain-containing protein 28A isoform X4; protein product: MEERKTKRRSPKSSTSHITQVVNKKNSVPASKSTGFSNPPPQPSLQRPKFKRGMKEKAKAPGTESKGAQSAPIQHSFLTDVSDVQEMEKGLLSLLNDFHSGKLQAFGNECSIEQMEHVRGMQEKLARLNLELYGELEELPEDKRKLASDSNLDRLLTDAEKQ
- the CCDC28A gene encoding coiled-coil domain-containing protein 28A isoform X3, with the protein product MEERKTKRRSPKSSTSHITQVVNKKNSVPASKSTGFSNPPPQPSLQRPKFKRGMKEKAKAPGTESKGAQSAPIQHSFLTDVSDVQEMEKGLLSLLNDFHSGKLQAFGNECSIEQMEHVRGMQEKLARLNLELYGELEELPEDKRKLASDSNLDRLLTDHADSVFLLCSWKN
- the CCDC28A gene encoding coiled-coil domain-containing protein 28A isoform X1, with translation MEERKTKRRSPKSSTSHITQVVNKKNSVPASKSTGFSNPPPQPSLQRPKFKRGMKEKAKAPGTESKGAQSAPIQHSFLTDVSDVQEMEKGLLSLLNDFHSGKLQAFGNECSIEQMEHVRGMQEKLARLNLELYGELEELPEDKRKLASDSNLDRLLTDCKPSLDLSPFCEWKEPFCLPEEHSGPN